From a single Marinobacter sp. SS13-12 genomic region:
- a CDS encoding M90 family metallopeptidase, which produces MLIYTLCMLAVIGFSVFYLFFYRGWRRERQLQQPFPTYWREILQSRVPVYDRLPPELRRQLEQHIQLFLAEKSFYGCDGFEVDDNVRLTIAGHACLLIVARSFSDFDEVSSILVYPDAYHVREIESDGIVVSESNQIRSGEASSHGQVVLAWAQCEEGAVNPAGQHNVILHEFAHQLDYLDGTADGAPPLSGKQARHWQETMTRAYENLRHSLHHHRKPWLDPYGATEPAEFFAVLTEAFFQQPDHLKAEQPEVYEVLRGFYRLDPVTLTPVEAPVRH; this is translated from the coding sequence ATGCTGATCTACACCCTCTGCATGCTGGCTGTTATAGGGTTTTCGGTTTTCTACCTGTTTTTCTACCGGGGCTGGCGGCGGGAACGGCAGCTGCAACAGCCCTTCCCGACCTATTGGCGGGAAATACTCCAGTCCCGGGTGCCCGTCTATGACAGGCTACCTCCGGAACTGAGACGGCAGCTTGAGCAGCACATACAGCTTTTCCTGGCGGAAAAATCCTTTTATGGCTGCGATGGGTTTGAAGTGGACGACAATGTGCGCCTTACCATTGCAGGGCATGCCTGCCTGTTAATCGTTGCCCGCAGCTTCTCCGATTTCGACGAGGTAAGCAGCATTCTGGTGTATCCGGACGCCTATCATGTCAGGGAAATCGAGAGCGACGGGATCGTGGTCAGCGAGAGCAACCAGATACGCTCCGGCGAAGCCTCAAGCCACGGCCAGGTGGTGCTGGCATGGGCCCAATGTGAGGAAGGTGCGGTCAATCCTGCCGGGCAGCATAATGTCATCCTCCACGAATTTGCCCATCAGCTGGATTACCTGGATGGCACTGCCGACGGCGCGCCTCCTCTGAGCGGCAAGCAGGCCAGACACTGGCAGGAAACCATGACCCGGGCCTATGAAAATCTGCGGCACTCGCTCCATCACCACCGGAAGCCCTGGCTGGACCCTTACGGCGCTACGGAGCCCGCCGAGTTCTTTGCCGTGCTGACAGAAGCCTTCTTCCAGCAGCCCGACCATCTCAAAGCGGAGCAACCAGAGGTATACGAGGTATTACGCGGGTTCTACAGGTTAGACCCAGTGACCTTGACGCCCGTCGAAGCACCGGTTCGCCATTGA
- a CDS encoding cold-shock protein, which yields MSTTTGTVKFFNEAKGFGFITRESGPDVFVHYSAIQGGGFKTLAEGQQVDFTVTEGQKGPQAENVVAV from the coding sequence ATGTCTACAACTACCGGTACTGTTAAGTTTTTCAACGAAGCAAAAGGTTTCGGCTTTATCACTCGCGAAAGCGGCCCGGACGTCTTCGTTCACTACAGCGCTATTCAAGGTGGCGGTTTCAAGACTCTGGCTGAAGGCCAGCAAGTCGACTTCACCGTTACTGAAGGCCAGAAAGGTCCTCAGGCAGAAAACGTAGTTGCTGTTTAA
- a CDS encoding MgtC/SapB family protein, whose translation METEIAPLDMLLRLVVAAGLALFLGLEREFRGKPAGLRSHMLVSLGSATFIIIGMSVLFATAQGDPSARIDPTRVVQGVVGGIGFLGAGSIIRSGGQIQGITTGASIWLAGAIGVAAGINNFYLAGMVTFIALVIMVVLGRFERELVSEDNP comes from the coding sequence ATGGAAACTGAAATCGCGCCTTTGGATATGCTCCTGCGACTAGTTGTTGCCGCTGGTCTGGCCCTGTTTTTGGGTCTTGAGCGGGAATTCCGCGGTAAGCCCGCCGGACTGCGTTCGCATATGCTCGTTTCGCTGGGTTCGGCAACCTTCATAATTATCGGTATGAGCGTCCTTTTCGCCACTGCACAGGGGGACCCATCTGCCCGCATAGACCCTACCCGGGTGGTCCAGGGTGTGGTTGGCGGTATCGGTTTTCTCGGTGCCGGAAGTATTATTCGCAGTGGTGGGCAGATCCAGGGTATTACCACGGGCGCCTCGATCTGGCTTGCAGGAGCCATCGGAGTTGCTGCCGGTATCAACAACTTCTACCTGGCGGGAATGGTGACGTTCATTGCGCTGGTGATCATGGTGGTACTTGGCCGTTTTGAACGGGAGTTGGTTTCCGAAGATAACCCGTGA
- the nuoL gene encoding NADH-quinone oxidoreductase subunit L, translating into MMALAVVLSFLFPLAGTLVLAFSAGRLSMRAASLIGVGSVGLSALATAWAATAHSGGSESVALWNWITVGAFQPTIGLAVDGLSLVMMSVITGVGFLIHLFAAWYMSREEGVTRFYAWMNLFVFSMLLLVLGDNLLLLFLGWEGVGLCSYGLIGHYYRSHANGQAAFKAFVVTRIGDVFLALGLFLIFMELGTLDIRTVLEVAPQAWAQGSTTANLAALLVLGGALGKSAQVPLHTWLPDAMAGPTPVSALIHAATMVTAGVYLIARLHGLFLLAPDVLLLVGVIGAVSLLLAAFAALAQTDIKRVLAYSTMSQIGYMFLALGVGAFEAAIFHLVTHAFFKALLFLSAGAVIVSCHHEQDMRRLGGLWRKLPVAYAGFIVGGAALVALPLVTAGFYSKDEILWQAMAADQTGLLLAGLLGAVLTGLYTVRLILGTFHGEPGHGEPTSDHVRHPEPGTNPVTHHLPLVVLGICSTVIGAWLYPGLGELFPASPGETADTGHTLLQVLAMGAVIAGLLLAAWLYLWQRSWLEETVRQGFGRGLWRLWHNAWGFDALFDRILVRPWQLMVKYLRVDLVNLMMNLPALVARALNAGLVRIQNGRVRSYALVMVFGATVILLTLALVPGGAA; encoded by the coding sequence ATGATGGCATTGGCGGTCGTACTCTCGTTTCTGTTTCCCCTGGCGGGCACGCTGGTGCTGGCTTTTTCCGCTGGGCGTCTGAGCATGCGTGCCGCCTCGCTCATCGGGGTGGGCAGTGTCGGGTTGTCAGCGTTGGCGACGGCGTGGGCGGCGACGGCGCACTCCGGCGGCAGTGAGAGCGTGGCCCTTTGGAACTGGATCACGGTGGGGGCTTTCCAGCCCACCATCGGTCTGGCGGTGGATGGCCTGTCACTGGTAATGATGTCGGTGATTACCGGCGTGGGCTTCCTGATCCACCTGTTTGCCGCGTGGTACATGAGCAGGGAGGAAGGCGTTACCCGCTTCTATGCCTGGATGAACCTGTTCGTATTCAGCATGTTGCTGCTGGTGCTGGGGGACAACCTGCTGCTGTTGTTCCTGGGCTGGGAAGGCGTTGGCTTGTGCAGCTACGGGCTTATCGGCCATTACTATCGCAGCCATGCCAACGGTCAGGCCGCTTTCAAGGCCTTTGTGGTGACCCGCATCGGCGATGTGTTTCTGGCCCTGGGGTTGTTCCTGATTTTCATGGAGCTGGGCACCCTCGATATCCGAACCGTGCTGGAAGTGGCACCGCAGGCCTGGGCACAGGGCAGTACCACCGCCAACCTGGCGGCGCTGCTGGTGCTTGGTGGCGCCCTCGGCAAGTCGGCCCAGGTGCCACTCCACACCTGGCTGCCGGATGCCATGGCCGGCCCGACGCCAGTGTCGGCATTGATCCACGCTGCCACCATGGTTACCGCCGGTGTTTACCTCATTGCCCGTCTGCACGGGCTGTTCCTGCTTGCGCCTGACGTCCTGCTGCTGGTGGGCGTGATTGGCGCGGTCTCACTGCTGTTGGCGGCGTTCGCGGCCCTCGCCCAGACCGATATCAAGCGGGTACTGGCCTATTCCACCATGAGCCAGATCGGCTACATGTTCCTGGCGCTGGGGGTAGGGGCTTTCGAAGCCGCCATTTTCCATCTGGTGACACACGCTTTCTTCAAGGCCCTGCTGTTCCTCTCCGCCGGCGCGGTGATTGTCAGTTGCCACCATGAGCAGGACATGCGCCGCCTGGGTGGGCTCTGGCGCAAATTGCCGGTCGCCTATGCTGGCTTCATTGTCGGCGGCGCCGCGCTGGTGGCGCTGCCCCTGGTCACCGCTGGTTTCTACAGCAAGGACGAGATTCTGTGGCAGGCCATGGCCGCGGACCAGACCGGCCTTCTGCTGGCAGGTCTGCTGGGCGCCGTGCTGACCGGCCTCTATACCGTCCGGTTGATCCTGGGTACGTTTCATGGCGAGCCCGGCCATGGCGAACCGACCAGTGACCACGTCCGCCATCCCGAGCCGGGCACCAATCCGGTCACCCATCACCTGCCACTGGTCGTGCTGGGGATCTGCTCCACCGTTATCGGGGCGTGGCTCTATCCAGGGCTGGGCGAGCTGTTTCCCGCATCGCCGGGAGAGACTGCCGACACCGGCCATACCCTCTTGCAGGTGCTGGCCATGGGTGCGGTCATCGCTGGCCTGCTGCTGGCGGCGTGGCTGTATCTGTGGCAGCGCAGCTGGCTTGAGGAGACGGTACGCCAGGGCTTCGGTCGCGGTCTCTGGAGACTCTGGCACAACGCCTGGGGTTTTGATGCGCTGTTCGACCGGATTCTGGTAAGGCCCTGGCAGTTGATGGTGAAATACCTGCGGGTCGATCTGGTGAATCTGATGATGAACCTGCCAGCGCTGGTGGCGCGGGCCCTGAACGCCGGCCTGGTGCGCATCCAGAATGGCCGGGTACGCAGCTATGCCCTGGTGATGGTGTTCGGCGCCACGGTGATCCTGTTGACGCTGGCCCTGGTGCCGGGAGGGGCCGCATGA
- the nuoK gene encoding NADH-quinone oxidoreductase subunit NuoK has product MTGIPMEHGLILAAILFSLGLLGLMLRRNMLFVLMSLEVMLNSAALAFVVGATAWNQPDGQAMFLLVITLAAAEASVGLALMIQFYQRFRSLDLDAASRMRG; this is encoded by the coding sequence ATGACGGGTATTCCCATGGAGCACGGGCTGATCCTGGCGGCTATATTGTTCAGCCTGGGGCTGTTGGGGCTGATGCTACGCCGCAATATGCTGTTCGTGCTGATGAGCCTGGAAGTGATGCTCAATTCTGCTGCGCTGGCCTTCGTGGTGGGCGCGACCGCCTGGAACCAGCCGGACGGGCAGGCCATGTTCCTGCTGGTGATCACCCTGGCAGCGGCGGAAGCCAGCGTCGGGCTGGCACTGATGATCCAGTTCTACCAACGGTTCAGATCCCTTGATCTCGATGCAGCCAGCAGGATGCGCGGATGA
- the nuoM gene encoding NADH-quinone oxidoreductase subunit M — MILVWLILIPFIGGLLCWQAERWSHQAPRWIALGTMLFVLVISVVVWLSGDFTLAGDGGRQWLLEWRAPWIPRFGIEIHLAMDGLSLVLVALTGFLGLLAVLCSWQEIADRVGFFHLNLLFILGGVVGVFLALDLFLFFLFWEMMLVPMYFLIALWGHSGSAGQTRIRAATRFFIYTQASGLLMLVSIIALVFVHYSNSGELSFSYDTLRGTDVPEPLAFWLMLGFFIAFAVKLPVVPFHGWLPDAHAQAPTAGSVDLAGILLKTAAYGILRFALPLFPEQSQAFAPVAMALGLVGIVYGAVLACGQQDIKRLIAYTSVSHMGFVLIALYSGSELAIQGAIVLMVAHAFSTAALFILSGQLYERIHSRDMRIMGGLWGRIPVLPGFTLCFVAASLGMPATANFVGEFMILFGTFPGAPVVVVIASIGLVLAAIYSLLLMQRVHFGPEYRSGPLAGPDAREYGIMLVLLVLTLAVGLYPQPLLDTTADVAAPVAELFTGSVDLALRAGEVN; from the coding sequence ATGATTCTGGTGTGGCTGATTCTGATTCCGTTTATTGGCGGCCTGTTGTGCTGGCAGGCCGAACGCTGGAGTCACCAGGCGCCTCGCTGGATTGCCCTGGGCACCATGCTGTTCGTGCTGGTGATCAGCGTGGTGGTATGGCTGAGTGGCGACTTCACTCTGGCAGGTGATGGCGGCAGGCAATGGCTTCTGGAATGGCGGGCACCGTGGATTCCCCGGTTCGGCATCGAGATTCACCTTGCCATGGACGGACTGTCGCTGGTCCTTGTGGCGTTGACCGGCTTTCTCGGCTTGCTGGCGGTGCTCTGTTCCTGGCAGGAAATTGCCGACCGGGTGGGCTTCTTCCACCTGAACCTGCTGTTCATCCTTGGCGGCGTAGTGGGTGTGTTCCTGGCCCTGGACCTGTTCCTGTTTTTCCTGTTCTGGGAAATGATGCTGGTGCCCATGTATTTCCTGATCGCTCTTTGGGGGCACAGCGGTTCGGCAGGGCAGACACGAATCCGCGCCGCCACCCGCTTCTTCATCTACACCCAGGCCAGCGGCCTGTTGATGCTGGTGTCGATTATTGCGCTGGTGTTCGTGCACTACTCAAACTCCGGGGAGTTGTCATTCAGCTACGACACCCTGCGGGGGACCGATGTGCCAGAGCCGCTGGCCTTCTGGTTGATGCTCGGATTCTTCATCGCCTTTGCGGTCAAGCTGCCGGTGGTACCCTTCCACGGCTGGCTGCCGGATGCCCATGCCCAGGCGCCGACCGCCGGCAGTGTTGACCTGGCGGGCATTCTGCTGAAGACCGCCGCCTACGGCATACTTCGGTTTGCGCTGCCGCTGTTCCCGGAACAGTCCCAGGCTTTCGCTCCGGTGGCGATGGCCCTGGGGCTGGTCGGCATTGTCTATGGCGCAGTGCTGGCCTGTGGGCAGCAGGACATCAAGCGATTGATTGCGTACACCAGTGTTTCCCATATGGGCTTTGTGCTGATTGCGCTCTATTCCGGATCGGAACTGGCGATCCAGGGCGCCATTGTGCTGATGGTCGCTCACGCCTTCTCGACCGCTGCCCTGTTCATCCTCAGTGGCCAACTTTACGAGCGCATTCATAGCCGGGACATGCGCATCATGGGTGGACTCTGGGGGCGCATACCGGTGTTGCCCGGGTTTACCCTGTGCTTTGTGGCGGCCTCCCTGGGAATGCCCGCCACTGCCAACTTCGTAGGGGAGTTCATGATCCTGTTCGGGACCTTCCCTGGTGCACCGGTGGTGGTGGTTATCGCCAGCATAGGGCTGGTGCTGGCGGCCATCTATTCCCTGCTCCTGATGCAGCGGGTGCACTTTGGCCCTGAATACCGTTCGGGCCCACTCGCCGGGCCTGATGCCCGGGAGTACGGCATCATGCTGGTGCTGCTGGTGCTCACGCTGGCAGTGGGGCTCTATCCGCAACCCCTGCTGGATACCACCGCTGACGTGGCCGCACCGGTAGCCGAACTGTTCACTGGCAGTGTGGACCTGGCACTCCGGGCAGGGGAGGTAAACTGA
- a CDS encoding M23 family metallopeptidase has translation MTLFLLIMSHLFVPLVFIVAVGFGKAASRIHWLSYLALAVVYLLLIQQAGAWIWLGGYWPWLFWAGLVGSTAWFLMRHMSALPVWPAWRPVAILSLGFNIAVLAALLVPAWSVLEAANPGTEPVELRWPLIEGQYRVGQGGNSHVMNHHYGIDAQHHAIDVVRTVRFGLRTHEMVPDVLEDYGIWNAPVAAPCSGEVTNVGTGLPDQTPPRNDRDNPAGNFVAIHCGKVTVVLAHLRQGSVSLQQGDKVLSGDLIGRVGNSGNSSEPHLHVHAVQGRVSDHDNLMWEARGQPMSFDGRYLVRNDVVGKRIDR, from the coding sequence ATGACTCTTTTTCTCCTCATTATGTCCCACCTGTTTGTTCCACTGGTGTTCATTGTTGCGGTAGGTTTCGGTAAGGCAGCATCCCGCATCCACTGGTTGAGCTATCTGGCTCTGGCCGTTGTTTATCTGCTGCTTATCCAGCAGGCAGGCGCCTGGATATGGCTTGGTGGATACTGGCCCTGGCTGTTCTGGGCTGGCCTGGTGGGGAGCACAGCCTGGTTCCTGATGCGCCACATGTCGGCGCTGCCGGTGTGGCCAGCCTGGCGGCCGGTGGCGATCTTGTCGCTGGGTTTCAATATTGCCGTGTTGGCCGCCCTCCTGGTGCCTGCCTGGTCTGTACTGGAGGCGGCAAATCCGGGTACCGAGCCTGTTGAGTTGCGATGGCCCCTGATCGAGGGGCAATACCGGGTCGGGCAGGGAGGCAATTCCCATGTAATGAATCACCACTATGGAATCGATGCTCAGCATCATGCGATTGACGTGGTTCGTACTGTCCGCTTCGGTCTGCGCACCCATGAGATGGTTCCCGACGTGCTGGAGGATTATGGCATCTGGAATGCCCCGGTAGCAGCGCCGTGTTCGGGCGAGGTAACGAACGTCGGCACCGGCTTACCGGATCAGACGCCCCCCCGGAACGATCGTGACAATCCTGCCGGTAATTTCGTGGCTATCCACTGTGGCAAGGTGACCGTGGTGCTGGCGCACTTACGCCAGGGGTCGGTTTCGTTGCAGCAGGGCGATAAGGTATTGTCAGGGGATCTGATAGGGCGAGTGGGCAATTCCGGGAATTCCAGTGAGCCCCACCTTCACGTGCATGCGGTACAGGGTCGGGTCTCCGATCACGATAACCTTATGTGGGAGGCCAGGGGCCAGCCCATGAGTTTCGATGGTCGGTATCTTGTTCGCAATGATGTTGTCGGAAAGAGGATTGATCGATGA
- a CDS encoding ion channel, with protein sequence MEEFLVGGELIVVSVTALVVGLVVVFHFEVTQLLNRFRPSQKLSSPRTFRNRPIILANMFVLLIAHVVEIWLFGVAFWYLLDQDGLGAIDGYAHLSLLDSVYFSAATYTTVGWGDLAATGHVRFLAGTEALVGFMMITWSASFSYLVMARAWGDGNR encoded by the coding sequence ATGGAGGAGTTTTTAGTGGGCGGCGAACTGATTGTGGTATCAGTGACAGCGCTGGTGGTTGGTCTGGTTGTCGTCTTCCATTTTGAGGTCACTCAGCTGCTGAACCGTTTTCGCCCCAGTCAGAAACTCTCGTCACCAAGGACCTTCCGCAACCGGCCGATCATACTCGCAAACATGTTTGTGCTGCTGATCGCCCATGTGGTGGAAATCTGGCTATTTGGTGTGGCCTTCTGGTACCTGCTGGATCAGGATGGCCTGGGTGCCATTGATGGCTACGCCCACCTCAGCTTGCTGGATAGTGTTTATTTCTCGGCGGCCACATACACCACGGTGGGATGGGGAGACCTGGCGGCAACCGGCCATGTCCGGTTTCTGGCCGGCACAGAGGCCCTGGTGGGATTCATGATGATTACCTGGTCGGCATCCTTCAGCTATCTGGTCATGGCCCGCGCCTGGGGCGATGGCAATCGATGA
- the nuoN gene encoding NADH-quinone oxidoreductase subunit NuoN, whose protein sequence is MLTLANLIAILPLIIVAATAILVMLGITWQRHHAGTAMVSTAGLILALVSVPLASAAPSSPPLMTMDGLAIMGSVLVLICALVTVALSHHYLTGFIGSREEFYLLLLCAVTGALGLVASNHLATLFISLELLSMPLYGMLAYSFRAERSLEAGIKYLILSAAATAFLLFGMALIYARTGRLDLTGLVSGLVTSADVWSLAGAVLMLVGLGFKLSVVPFHLWTPDVYQGGPAPATIFLATVSKLAVFVVLVRLMVTAPIFDSDWLRGLITVLALLTMLGGNLLALFQQNLKRLLGYSSIAHFGYLMVAIVVGGALAVESVGVYLVTYLVATLAAFGVVTQLSSPFGGEDAAGLHHYRGLFWRRPWLAAVMTVSFLSLAGIPLTAGFIGKFYVLALGVSDSRWWLVGGIVAGSAIGLFYYLRVMVTLYLPEPGMRRRDATSDWGNRIGGLTLLIVAVLILVLGVYPTPMIQWLTGLSIGVS, encoded by the coding sequence ATGCTGACCCTGGCAAATCTGATCGCCATTCTTCCGCTGATCATCGTTGCCGCTACCGCGATCCTGGTGATGCTGGGTATTACCTGGCAACGGCACCACGCTGGAACGGCAATGGTGTCTACGGCAGGGCTGATACTGGCCCTGGTAAGCGTGCCGCTGGCCTCAGCGGCGCCCTCGTCACCGCCGCTGATGACCATGGACGGACTGGCCATAATGGGCAGTGTTCTGGTGCTGATTTGCGCTCTGGTGACGGTGGCCCTGAGCCACCATTATCTGACCGGTTTTATCGGCTCACGGGAGGAGTTTTACCTGTTACTGCTGTGTGCCGTCACGGGAGCCCTGGGTCTGGTGGCCAGCAACCACCTGGCTACCCTGTTCATCAGCCTGGAACTGCTTTCGATGCCGCTTTACGGAATGCTTGCCTATAGCTTCCGGGCGGAACGGTCGCTGGAGGCAGGCATCAAGTACCTGATTCTCTCTGCTGCCGCCACTGCCTTCCTGCTGTTCGGTATGGCGCTGATCTATGCCCGCACCGGTCGCCTTGACCTGACCGGCCTGGTATCGGGGCTGGTCACCAGCGCGGATGTCTGGAGCCTGGCCGGGGCGGTGCTGATGCTGGTTGGTCTGGGCTTCAAGCTCTCCGTGGTGCCTTTCCATCTCTGGACCCCGGACGTTTACCAGGGCGGACCCGCCCCGGCCACGATTTTCCTGGCCACGGTCAGTAAACTGGCGGTGTTCGTGGTGCTGGTGCGTTTGATGGTGACCGCACCCATCTTTGACAGTGACTGGCTACGGGGCCTGATTACAGTGCTGGCTTTGCTGACCATGCTGGGCGGCAACCTGCTGGCGTTGTTCCAGCAGAATCTCAAGCGCCTGCTGGGGTACTCATCCATTGCCCACTTCGGGTACCTGATGGTGGCGATCGTCGTGGGGGGCGCGCTTGCCGTAGAATCCGTTGGGGTCTACCTTGTAACCTATCTGGTCGCCACCCTGGCGGCCTTCGGTGTGGTCACCCAACTGTCCAGTCCTTTCGGGGGTGAAGACGCGGCCGGGCTGCACCACTATCGTGGACTGTTCTGGCGCCGGCCCTGGCTGGCGGCGGTGATGACGGTGAGCTTCCTGTCCCTGGCGGGTATCCCGCTCACCGCCGGCTTTATCGGCAAGTTTTACGTACTGGCCCTGGGTGTTTCCGATAGCCGCTGGTGGCTGGTGGGCGGTATCGTGGCAGGCAGCGCCATTGGCCTGTTCTATTACCTGCGGGTAATGGTCACACTGTACCTGCCGGAACCCGGCATGCGCCGGAGGGACGCCACCAGTGACTGGGGCAATCGGATCGGCGGGCTGACGCTGCTGATCGTTGCGGTGCTGATTCTGGTTCTCGGGGTGTACCCAACGCCCATGATTCAGTGGTTAACAGGACTATCTATTGGAGTCAGTTGA
- a CDS encoding antibiotic biosynthesis monooxygenase family protein, with protein MKYIFEVRIREGHTAEEYADAWVRASEIIQQAPGARGTELHRKIDDPNVLIAIASWDSKADRDAMEGQHNPEVARIIRSAAPFCEITPIGEFEDPEWVVMPPGKRGN; from the coding sequence ATGAAGTATATCTTTGAGGTTCGCATCCGGGAGGGGCATACAGCAGAGGAGTACGCCGATGCCTGGGTTCGTGCCAGCGAAATTATCCAGCAGGCACCCGGTGCACGAGGAACGGAGCTACACCGCAAGATCGACGACCCGAATGTGTTGATTGCCATTGCCAGTTGGGACAGCAAGGCGGACCGGGATGCCATGGAAGGGCAGCACAATCCGGAGGTTGCCCGCATTATCCGCAGTGCCGCACCGTTTTGCGAGATTACACCCATCGGGGAGTTTGAAGATCCGGAATGGGTAGTGATGCCGCCGGGCAAGCGAGGTAACTGA
- a CDS encoding vanadium-dependent haloperoxidase, whose amino-acid sequence MSKPELFHSLHPRILTLSLILCMVIIPAKANEHHDLANGNAAIEVVIPFAIPAIFEVSPTASDATLVLRATTVITNSWFDAVAPYHPTAVGVYSNLGRRPANESEDNTNLNIALLYASYHALNSLFPHRNSDWRAMLESVGLDPENTSTDLTEPAGIGNSAGLALVAARENDGMNQLGNEGDRTYHRAPYADYTGYAPVNTAYELSDPSRWQPAMTGSNGLFKIQQFVTPQMRLTEPYSYHNPKRFRARPPVKSNVRNYGAYRQQADEVIQASASMTDEQKAKAELFDNKINSLGFSAVFAAFSQQLSLAEFIQYDFLTNMAAFDTAIAIWQEKERFDAVRPFSAIRYIYGEELVTAWGGPGQGTVYDLKGSEWTSYLPVADHPEYPSASASFCAAHAEASRLFLGSDQLGYVVPVPQGSSRIEPGFTPAEDLELVFPTWSDFEQNCSMSRFWSGVHFLSSLPAGEKIGNRVAGYAYKFLDAKLKGE is encoded by the coding sequence ATGAGCAAGCCTGAACTGTTCCATTCACTGCACCCCCGGATTCTGACCCTGTCACTCATACTGTGTATGGTGATAATACCCGCCAAGGCCAACGAACATCACGACCTGGCAAACGGTAACGCCGCCATTGAAGTGGTCATCCCTTTCGCCATTCCGGCGATCTTCGAAGTTTCACCCACCGCGAGTGACGCCACGCTGGTACTGCGGGCAACCACCGTGATCACCAACAGCTGGTTCGACGCGGTTGCTCCCTACCATCCAACGGCTGTTGGCGTCTATTCAAACCTGGGTCGAAGGCCGGCCAATGAAAGCGAAGACAATACAAACCTCAATATCGCGCTGCTGTATGCCTCATACCATGCGCTTAACAGCCTCTTCCCCCACAGAAACAGCGACTGGCGCGCCATGCTGGAGTCAGTAGGGCTGGACCCGGAGAACACCTCAACAGACTTGACCGAACCCGCGGGAATCGGTAACTCCGCAGGCTTGGCACTGGTGGCTGCCCGGGAAAACGACGGCATGAACCAGTTGGGCAACGAAGGAGACAGAACCTATCACCGCGCGCCTTATGCCGACTATACCGGCTACGCCCCGGTTAATACTGCCTACGAACTCAGTGATCCCTCTCGCTGGCAGCCAGCGATGACAGGCAGCAACGGCCTGTTCAAGATTCAGCAGTTCGTCACCCCGCAAATGAGACTTACCGAGCCCTACTCGTACCATAACCCCAAGCGTTTCCGCGCCAGACCGCCGGTTAAAAGCAACGTTCGCAATTATGGCGCTTACCGGCAGCAGGCGGATGAAGTCATTCAGGCATCAGCCAGCATGACGGACGAGCAAAAAGCCAAGGCGGAACTGTTCGACAACAAGATAAACAGCCTGGGGTTCTCGGCCGTTTTCGCCGCTTTCAGCCAGCAGCTGTCACTGGCCGAATTCATTCAGTATGACTTTCTGACCAATATGGCCGCTTTTGATACAGCCATCGCCATCTGGCAGGAAAAGGAGCGCTTTGACGCGGTTCGGCCATTCAGCGCCATTCGCTATATCTACGGTGAAGAACTGGTCACCGCATGGGGCGGCCCGGGGCAAGGGACTGTTTACGATCTTAAGGGTTCGGAATGGACCAGTTACCTGCCCGTGGCGGATCATCCGGAATACCCCTCCGCCTCTGCCAGCTTCTGCGCTGCCCACGCTGAAGCCAGCCGGCTATTCCTTGGTTCAGACCAGCTCGGTTATGTGGTACCCGTGCCACAAGGCAGCTCGCGAATTGAACCGGGATTTACGCCAGCCGAAGACCTGGAGCTGGTTTTCCCGACCTGGAGTGACTTCGAGCAGAACTGCTCAATGAGCCGCTTCTGGTCAGGCGTGCATTTCCTGTCGTCTCTTCCAGCGGGGGAGAAAATAGGTAATCGCGTAGCAGGCTATGCCTATAAGTTTCTGGACGCTAAATTGAAAGGTGAATAG
- a CDS encoding SDR family oxidoreductase: MSDTRTVVITGANRGIGLELACHYAGEGCDVIGVCREASAELKEVAARLIEGVDVTTDSGIQTLMDGLKGQSIDLLINNAGLLQDEKLGSIDFDSIRTQMEINAYAPLRVAEALVSQIPSGGKIANITSRMGSIADNDSGGRYGYRASKAALNAFGKSLAMDLKPRGIAVAQLHPGYVQTRMVNFGGLITPAESAKGLAARIEGLNLENTGSFWHSNGEELPW, from the coding sequence ATGTCTGATACCAGAACTGTTGTTATTACCGGTGCCAACCGTGGCATAGGTCTCGAGCTTGCCTGTCATTACGCCGGTGAGGGCTGTGATGTGATCGGAGTCTGCCGTGAAGCATCGGCAGAACTGAAGGAAGTGGCTGCCCGGCTCATTGAAGGGGTGGATGTAACTACCGACAGTGGCATCCAGACACTGATGGACGGGTTGAAGGGGCAATCGATCGATTTGCTGATCAACAATGCTGGCCTGCTGCAGGATGAAAAGCTGGGCAGTATCGACTTCGACTCCATCCGCACCCAGATGGAGATCAACGCCTACGCGCCACTTCGGGTAGCGGAGGCGCTGGTGTCGCAGATTCCTTCTGGAGGAAAGATTGCCAATATCACCAGCCGTATGGGTTCCATTGCGGATAACGATTCCGGTGGTCGCTATGGCTACCGCGCCTCCAAGGCGGCGTTGAATGCCTTTGGCAAGTCCCTCGCCATGGACCTGAAACCCAGGGGCATAGCCGTTGCCCAGCTTCATCCCGGTTATGTGCAGACCCGCATGGTGAACTTTGGTGGGCTGATCACTCCTGCGGAGTCCGCGAAGGGCCTTGCGGCGAGGATCGAGGGGTTAAACCTGGAAAACACTGGCTCGTTCTGGCACAGCAATGGCGAGGAGTTGCCCTGGTAA